One window from the genome of Haloprofundus halobius encodes:
- a CDS encoding DUF7553 family protein — translation MGREQLQRASEELREAAELADDELRERLLKQADAFGDLANRERGPDHGRLDRHLNVLREIAAQLDGEAKARVNAASETVTDYRSGVAGV, via the coding sequence ATGGGACGAGAACAACTCCAGCGAGCGAGCGAAGAGCTCCGGGAGGCCGCGGAGCTAGCCGACGACGAACTCCGAGAACGACTACTGAAACAGGCGGATGCGTTCGGCGACCTCGCGAACCGGGAACGAGGCCCCGACCACGGCCGACTCGACAGACATCTGAACGTCCTTCGGGAGATTGCGGCGCAACTCGATGGGGAGGCGAAAGCACGCGTCAACGCGGCGAGCGAGACCGTCACCGACTATCGGTCCGGCGTCGCGGGCGTCTGA
- a CDS encoding AI-2E family transporter, translating to MTFDRRYVLGALFVGSSAVAALILADVLATVFFAVTVAYLLSPLRHELTHRGLSAWTSSVVATAAAFLGVVVVAAPLVGVLVLRFDALRELLAIVPDEVTLAFFGYGYTVTLDQATAVALSLLRSLARDIVVAAPVLLVKLSVFALVVFALLLRSGTTRDAVLTLVPHTYRDVATALDRRARDTLFAIYVLQAATAVGTFLIGVVVFALLGYDFPIALATVAAVLQFVPVLGPSLLLLLLALYHLTLGQTVAALLVFVVGGFFVAFLPDVLIRPRLAQRTANLPGSIYFVGFVGGLLSLGAIGVIAGPLVVALVLESAQLLSSEIDVRFSDNSD from the coding sequence GTGACTTTCGACCGGCGGTACGTTCTGGGAGCGCTGTTCGTTGGCTCGTCGGCGGTGGCGGCGCTGATACTCGCCGACGTGTTGGCGACGGTGTTCTTCGCCGTGACGGTCGCGTACCTGCTCTCGCCGCTACGTCACGAGTTGACGCACCGCGGCCTCTCGGCGTGGACGTCGAGCGTCGTCGCCACCGCGGCCGCGTTCCTCGGCGTCGTGGTCGTCGCGGCACCGCTGGTCGGCGTACTCGTCCTCCGGTTCGACGCGCTTCGCGAGTTACTCGCCATCGTCCCCGACGAGGTGACGCTCGCGTTCTTCGGCTACGGCTACACCGTGACGCTCGATCAGGCGACGGCGGTGGCGCTCTCGCTTCTGCGGTCGCTCGCGCGGGATATCGTCGTCGCCGCGCCGGTACTGCTCGTCAAACTCTCGGTGTTCGCGCTTGTCGTCTTCGCGCTACTGCTTCGATCGGGAACGACGCGGGACGCGGTACTGACGCTCGTTCCGCACACGTATCGGGACGTGGCGACGGCGCTCGACCGACGCGCGCGCGACACGCTGTTCGCCATCTACGTGCTGCAGGCGGCGACGGCCGTCGGAACGTTTCTCATCGGCGTGGTCGTCTTCGCGCTTCTCGGCTACGACTTTCCGATCGCGCTCGCGACCGTCGCGGCGGTGCTGCAGTTCGTCCCCGTGTTGGGGCCGAGCCTTCTCCTGTTGCTCCTCGCGCTCTACCATCTCACGCTCGGACAAACCGTCGCCGCGCTCCTCGTCTTCGTCGTCGGCGGGTTCTTCGTGGCGTTTCTCCCGGACGTCCTCATCCGTCCGCGACTCGCCCAGCGGACGGCGAACCTCCCCGGCAGTATCTACTTCGTCGGCTTCGTCGGTGGGTTGTTGAGCCTCGGTGCCATCGGGGTCATCGCGGGGCCGCTCGTCGTCGCGCTGGTTCTGGAGAGCGCTCAGTTACTTTCATCCGAGATAGACGTACGGTTTTCGGACAACTCGGATTGA
- the uvrB gene encoding excinuclease ABC subunit UvrB, translated as MSDTDSGPLSPDRPEANRRFRVDAPFDPAGDQPEAIEQLASGYAEGMETQTLLGVTGSGKTNTVSWTIEAVQKPTLVLAHNKTLAAQLYEEFRNLFPDNAVEYFVSYYDYYQPEAYLEQTDTYIDKDMSINEEIDRLRHSATRSLLTRDDVIVVASVSAIYGLGDPRNYKDMALELEVGEEIDRDELLKRLVDLNYERNDVDFSQGTFRVRGDTVEVFPMYGRYAVRVEFWGDEVDRMMKIDTLQGEVVSQEPAVLFHPAEHYSIPEERLQRATEEIEELMEQRVRYFERNGDLVAAQRIEERTTFDLEMLRETGYCSGIENYSVHMSDRESGEAPYTLLDYFPDDFLCVVDESHVTLPQIKGQFAGDKSRKDSLVGNGFRLPTAYDNRPLTFEEFEEKTADLLFVSATPSDYEREHSERIVEQIVRPTHLVDPKVELAEATGQVDDLMDRIDDRIEREERVLVTTLTKRMAEDLTEYLEEAGVEVAYMHDETDTLERHELIRDLRLGNIDVLVGINLLREGLDIPEVSLVAILDADQEGFLRSETTLVQTMGRAARNVNGEVVLYADEMTNSMEAAIEETQRRREIQTEFNEEHGYTPETIQKEVGEASLPGSDTDTSDTSVDDVEDADDAARKVELLEDRMDEAASNLEFELAADIRDRIRELRREFDLDRPDDGVAPEADPEF; from the coding sequence ATGAGTGACACCGACTCCGGACCGCTGTCGCCCGACCGGCCGGAGGCAAACCGTCGGTTCCGCGTCGACGCGCCGTTCGACCCCGCAGGCGACCAACCGGAGGCCATCGAGCAGTTGGCGTCCGGCTACGCCGAGGGAATGGAGACGCAGACGCTGCTCGGCGTGACGGGCAGCGGGAAGACCAACACCGTCTCGTGGACCATCGAAGCGGTCCAGAAACCGACGCTCGTTCTCGCGCACAACAAGACGCTCGCCGCCCAACTGTACGAGGAGTTCCGGAATCTGTTCCCCGACAACGCCGTCGAGTACTTCGTCTCCTACTACGACTACTACCAACCGGAGGCGTACCTCGAACAGACCGACACGTACATCGACAAGGACATGTCCATCAACGAGGAGATAGACCGCCTGCGCCACTCGGCGACGCGGTCGCTTCTCACCCGCGACGACGTCATCGTCGTCGCCTCCGTCTCGGCCATCTACGGCCTCGGCGACCCGCGCAACTACAAGGACATGGCCCTCGAGTTGGAGGTCGGCGAGGAGATCGACCGCGACGAACTGCTGAAGCGACTCGTCGACCTCAACTACGAGCGAAACGACGTCGACTTCTCGCAGGGCACTTTCCGCGTGCGCGGCGACACCGTCGAGGTGTTCCCGATGTACGGCCGCTACGCCGTCCGCGTGGAGTTCTGGGGAGACGAGGTCGACCGCATGATGAAGATCGACACGCTTCAGGGGGAGGTCGTCTCCCAGGAACCCGCCGTCCTCTTCCACCCGGCGGAGCACTACTCTATTCCCGAGGAGCGCCTCCAGCGCGCCACCGAGGAGATAGAGGAACTGATGGAGCAGCGCGTCCGCTACTTCGAGCGCAACGGCGACTTGGTCGCCGCCCAGCGCATCGAGGAGCGCACGACGTTCGACCTGGAGATGCTCCGGGAGACGGGCTACTGCTCGGGCATCGAGAACTACTCTGTACACATGTCCGACCGCGAGTCGGGCGAAGCGCCGTACACCCTCTTGGACTACTTCCCCGACGACTTCCTCTGTGTCGTCGACGAGAGCCACGTCACCCTCCCGCAGATCAAGGGCCAGTTCGCGGGCGACAAATCCAGAAAGGACTCGCTCGTCGGCAACGGCTTCCGACTCCCGACCGCCTACGACAACCGCCCGCTGACGTTCGAGGAGTTCGAAGAGAAGACCGCCGACCTCCTCTTCGTCTCGGCGACGCCCAGCGACTACGAGCGCGAACACTCCGAGCGGATCGTCGAGCAGATCGTCCGCCCGACCCACCTCGTCGACCCGAAGGTCGAACTCGCGGAGGCGACCGGACAGGTCGACGACCTGATGGACCGCATCGACGACAGAATCGAGCGCGAGGAACGCGTGCTCGTCACGACGCTCACCAAGCGGATGGCCGAGGACCTCACCGAGTATCTGGAGGAAGCGGGCGTCGAGGTGGCGTACATGCACGACGAGACCGACACGCTCGAGCGCCACGAACTCATCCGCGACCTGCGACTCGGCAACATCGACGTACTCGTCGGCATCAACCTCCTCCGCGAAGGGTTGGACATCCCCGAAGTGTCGCTCGTCGCCATTCTCGACGCCGACCAGGAAGGGTTCCTCCGCTCGGAGACGACGCTCGTCCAGACGATGGGCCGCGCCGCCCGCAACGTCAACGGCGAGGTCGTCCTCTACGCCGACGAGATGACGAACTCGATGGAAGCCGCTATCGAAGAGACCCAGCGCCGCCGCGAGATCCAGACCGAGTTCAACGAGGAACACGGCTATACGCCCGAGACGATCCAGAAGGAAGTCGGCGAGGCCAGTCTTCCAGGCAGCGACACCGACACCTCCGATACTTCGGTCGACGACGTCGAGGACGCCGACGACGCCGCCCGGAAGGTCGAACTACTCGAAGACCGGATGGACGAGGCGGCGAGCAATCTCGAATTCGAACTCGCGGCGGACATCCGCGACCGGATTCGGGAACTCCGCCGGGAGTTCGATTTGGACCGCCCGGACGACGGCGTCGCCCCCGAGGCCGACCCCGAGTTCTAA
- a CDS encoding sulfurtransferase — MADYAKDVLVSADWVEDHLDEFQSDDPEYRLVEVDVDTEAYDESHAPGAIGFNWETQLQDQTTRDILDKGDFEDLLGSHGIGEDSTVVLYGDNSNWFAAYTYWQFKYYGHEDVRLMNGGRDYWVDNDYPTTDEAPEFPEQEYSARGPFESIRAYRDDVEKAIGRGLPLVDVRSPEEFSGEILAPPGLQETAQRGGHVPGARNISWAATVNDDGTFKSADELRELYESEGVDDNQDVIAYCRIGERSSIAWFALHELLGYDNVTNYDGSWTEWGNLVGAPVETGSNDD; from the coding sequence ATGGCAGATTACGCAAAAGACGTGCTCGTCTCGGCGGACTGGGTCGAAGACCACCTCGACGAATTCCAGAGCGACGACCCCGAGTACCGACTCGTGGAAGTCGACGTCGACACCGAGGCGTACGACGAGAGTCACGCCCCCGGCGCTATCGGGTTCAACTGGGAGACGCAACTGCAGGATCAGACGACCCGCGACATCCTCGACAAGGGCGACTTCGAGGACCTGCTGGGTTCCCACGGCATCGGCGAGGACTCCACGGTCGTCCTCTACGGCGACAACTCCAACTGGTTCGCGGCGTACACGTACTGGCAGTTCAAATACTACGGCCACGAGGACGTCCGCCTGATGAACGGCGGCCGTGACTACTGGGTCGACAACGACTACCCGACCACCGACGAGGCCCCGGAGTTCCCCGAACAGGAGTACTCCGCCCGCGGTCCGTTCGAGTCCATCCGCGCGTACCGCGACGACGTCGAGAAGGCCATCGGCCGCGGTCTGCCGCTCGTCGACGTTCGCTCGCCCGAGGAGTTCTCCGGCGAGATTCTCGCCCCGCCGGGACTGCAGGAGACCGCCCAGCGCGGCGGCCACGTCCCGGGCGCGCGTAACATCTCGTGGGCTGCCACCGTCAACGACGACGGCACGTTCAAGTCCGCCGACGAACTCCGCGAACTGTACGAGTCCGAGGGTGTCGACGACAACCAGGACGTCATCGCGTACTGCCGCATCGGCGAGCGCTCTTCCATCGCGTGGTTCGCGCTCCACGAACTGCTCGGCTACGACAACGTCACCAACTACGACGGTTCGTGGACCGAGTGGGGCAACCTCGTCGGCGCGCCCGTCGAGACCGGCAGCAACGACGACTGA
- a CDS encoding HalOD1 output domain-containing protein, with protein sequence MTTSTPLITSGPNAKTYRSHSGERPSDTVLRAVADATNVDPLSLPPLFESLDPDALDAILDDSLDLLSRPCSRVIEFHYAGSHVAACDDGRVIVQSY encoded by the coding sequence GTGACCACTTCCACCCCGCTGATCACTTCCGGGCCGAACGCGAAAACCTACCGAAGCCACAGCGGCGAACGCCCGAGCGACACCGTCCTCCGGGCCGTCGCCGACGCCACGAACGTCGACCCGCTCTCGCTGCCGCCGCTGTTCGAGTCGCTCGACCCCGACGCGCTCGATGCCATTCTGGACGACTCTCTCGACCTGCTGAGTCGACCCTGCAGCCGCGTCATCGAGTTTCACTACGCCGGTTCGCACGTCGCCGCGTGCGACGACGGTCGGGTCATCGTTCAGTCGTACTGA
- a CDS encoding thiamine ABC transporter substrate-binding protein: MNRRRFLKAAGAAGVSAFVAGCSAEPVDDGGDESGSNGSDRTGTEGETGTTTGTSSGAATLRVATYSAFVDAPSSSPGPWLKEQFESEFDATLEWQTPDNEINYFIERAAEGVDIDADAYVGLDTNMLIRVDENVDGELFASTESGEIEGRDAVQSGLEFDPQGRAIPYDTGYISLVYNENEATAPETFDGLLDPEFEGDLLAQDPQSSATGQAFLLHTIHAKGEDGYLDYWEQLQQNDVRVLGTWEDSYAAYSNGEAPMVVSYSTDQVFANEEGEDLSEHQIRFLNGEAYANPEGMARFADAPNVDLANRFLSFMLRPEVQAEIAVRNVAFPAISDAPLPEDFAQYAKEPETPVTFTYEELQGNLSEWTDAWARQFVSD, translated from the coding sequence ATGAACCGACGACGTTTCCTCAAAGCGGCGGGTGCGGCGGGCGTCTCGGCGTTCGTCGCCGGGTGCAGCGCCGAACCAGTCGATGACGGCGGCGACGAGTCGGGGTCGAACGGGAGCGACCGGACCGGAACCGAGGGCGAGACGGGGACGACGACGGGAACGTCGTCGGGTGCCGCGACACTCCGCGTCGCGACGTACTCCGCCTTCGTCGACGCGCCGAGTTCGAGTCCGGGACCGTGGCTCAAAGAGCAGTTCGAGTCGGAGTTCGACGCCACACTAGAGTGGCAGACCCCGGACAACGAGATAAACTACTTCATCGAGCGCGCCGCCGAGGGCGTCGACATCGACGCCGACGCCTACGTCGGACTCGACACGAATATGCTCATCCGCGTCGACGAGAACGTCGACGGAGAGCTGTTCGCGTCCACCGAATCGGGTGAGATCGAGGGCCGAGACGCGGTGCAGTCCGGACTGGAGTTCGACCCACAGGGCCGCGCGATACCGTACGACACGGGGTACATCAGCCTCGTCTACAACGAGAACGAGGCGACCGCGCCGGAGACGTTCGACGGCCTGCTGGACCCCGAGTTCGAAGGTGACCTCCTCGCGCAGGACCCCCAGTCGAGCGCGACCGGCCAGGCATTTCTGCTCCACACCATCCACGCGAAGGGCGAGGACGGCTACCTCGACTACTGGGAGCAGTTGCAGCAAAACGACGTGCGCGTACTCGGGACGTGGGAGGACTCCTACGCCGCGTACTCGAACGGCGAAGCGCCGATGGTCGTCTCCTACTCGACCGACCAGGTGTTCGCAAACGAGGAGGGCGAGGACCTCAGCGAACACCAGATTCGATTCCTGAACGGCGAGGCGTACGCCAACCCCGAGGGGATGGCTCGATTCGCCGACGCTCCGAACGTGGACCTCGCAAACCGGTTCCTCTCGTTCATGCTCCGCCCGGAGGTTCAAGCGGAAATCGCCGTCAGAAACGTCGCGTTCCCGGCGATTTCCGACGCACCGCTGCCGGAGGATTTCGCCCAGTACGCCAAGGAACCCGAGACGCCGGTCACCTTCACTTACGAGGAACTCCAAGGGAACCTCAGTGAGTGGACCGACGCGTGGGCCCGGCAGTTCGTCAGCGACTGA
- a CDS encoding bacterio-opsin activator domain-containing protein, which translates to MTLYAEFSLPTEALPFHPILSAASDVRIELVRVIPTGPDVFPYFRVSGADEDLVVDVLANHDAFESVHVLGDDDGGTLFQSRWTAVGDEVLAGFARLDIALLSATGTADGWTFKCRVPTRDCLSAFQAYCESHEIQLELRQLRRLRGEQTKSEGLTDAQRETLLLAFHRGYFDVPREASLDSLAEEFGISRQAVADRLRRGYRNLVRRVLIEP; encoded by the coding sequence ATGACTCTCTACGCCGAATTCTCGCTTCCGACAGAGGCGCTTCCTTTCCATCCGATTCTCTCGGCGGCGTCCGACGTGAGAATCGAACTCGTTCGCGTCATTCCGACGGGACCGGACGTCTTTCCCTACTTCCGAGTCAGCGGTGCCGACGAGGACCTCGTCGTCGACGTGCTCGCCAACCACGACGCCTTCGAGAGCGTCCACGTCCTCGGCGACGACGACGGGGGAACGCTGTTTCAGAGTCGGTGGACCGCCGTCGGCGACGAGGTTCTCGCGGGTTTCGCCCGACTCGACATCGCGCTTCTCAGCGCGACGGGCACGGCCGACGGGTGGACGTTCAAGTGCCGAGTGCCCACGCGAGACTGCCTCTCGGCGTTTCAAGCCTACTGCGAGAGCCACGAGATTCAGCTCGAACTCCGACAGTTGCGGCGACTCCGCGGAGAGCAAACGAAGTCCGAGGGACTCACCGACGCGCAGCGAGAGACGCTCCTGCTCGCGTTCCATCGGGGGTACTTCGACGTTCCGCGAGAGGCGTCGCTCGATTCGTTGGCCGAGGAGTTCGGTATCAGTCGCCAGGCGGTCGCCGACCGTCTCCGCCGCGGCTACCGCAATCTGGTCCGGCGAGTACTTATCGAACCGTAA
- a CDS encoding transcription antitermination protein has translation MNGNRLIETLRDDHETALSRLGSSKALYALTGGEMDAPAVRAAASDEAETAARLFEEWAETEDDGDAAGLFSVVADAEADHRAAIESDEADPDTDRAMYETLDGFERTEERVAGLLARSLVVSRLAGQMVGFFVGSADTSSADAFRSIRDDYDDQLDRAAELLDSVCDDDAAWERAQAAADAVVEAAYDQYVETLESMGVKPKNVC, from the coding sequence ATGAACGGAAACCGACTCATCGAGACGCTGCGCGACGACCACGAAACCGCTCTCTCCCGACTCGGCTCCTCGAAGGCACTGTACGCGCTCACCGGCGGCGAGATGGACGCACCGGCGGTTCGAGCCGCCGCCAGCGACGAGGCGGAGACGGCCGCCCGCCTCTTCGAGGAGTGGGCCGAGACCGAAGACGACGGCGACGCCGCCGGCCTCTTCTCGGTCGTCGCCGACGCGGAGGCCGACCACCGAGCGGCCATCGAGAGCGACGAGGCCGACCCCGACACCGACCGGGCGATGTACGAGACGCTCGACGGCTTCGAACGCACCGAAGAGCGAGTCGCCGGCCTCCTCGCACGCTCTCTCGTCGTCAGTCGCCTCGCCGGGCAGATGGTCGGCTTCTTCGTCGGCAGCGCCGACACCTCCTCGGCGGACGCCTTCCGGAGCATCCGCGACGACTACGACGACCAACTGGACCGCGCCGCAGAACTACTCGACTCGGTCTGTGACGACGACGCGGCGTGGGAACGCGCCCAAGCCGCCGCCGACGCCGTCGTCGAGGCCGCCTACGATCAGTACGTCGAGACGCTCGAATCGATGGGTGTCAAGCCGAAGAACGTCTGCTGA
- a CDS encoding GNAT family N-acetyltransferase, which translates to MTVSSEESHDPDERDERRSRAAANRSTDGETAPSDSADAPRTTTTDGGERLEPDAESAEHAAETAADTPELTLRRFARDDRDELRSLYERVTDERPDAAWFDRRFVDNPFNPDETPILVAEGDGELVGAHLSVAFRMRVGTTVVTALRTADILVHPNYREMDLADRLSAAAAERYADSPSAFAFDFLDGDEDALADALTFGYRVADDVPLRSEPGCVSR; encoded by the coding sequence ATGACCGTGTCGAGCGAAGAGAGTCACGACCCAGACGAACGTGACGAGCGCCGGTCGCGAGCGGCGGCGAACCGCTCTACCGACGGCGAGACTGCTCCGTCCGACTCCGCCGACGCCCCCCGAACCACCACCACAGACGGCGGAGAGAGGCTCGAACCGGACGCCGAGAGCGCCGAGCACGCCGCCGAAACTGCGGCCGATACGCCCGAGCTCACGCTGCGCCGCTTCGCCCGCGACGACCGCGATGAACTCCGATCGCTGTACGAACGGGTGACCGACGAGCGACCCGACGCTGCGTGGTTCGACCGCCGATTCGTCGACAACCCGTTCAACCCGGACGAGACGCCGATACTGGTCGCCGAAGGCGACGGCGAACTCGTCGGTGCGCACCTGTCCGTCGCCTTCCGAATGCGCGTCGGGACTACTGTCGTGACTGCTCTCCGAACTGCCGATATCCTCGTCCACCCCAACTACCGGGAGATGGACCTCGCTGACCGCCTCTCGGCGGCCGCCGCGGAACGATACGCCGACTCGCCATCCGCCTTCGCGTTCGATTTCCTCGACGGAGACGAAGACGCCCTCGCCGACGCGTTGACGTTCGGCTACCGCGTCGCCGACGACGTACCACTACGTTCGGAACCCGGGTGCGTTTCTCGCTGA
- a CDS encoding stage II sporulation protein M: MRISTALRSGFRLPDRHPVTVLPFYLLTASVGVVVRVPLFVGVAVAVAVLSSTGRLDAFAEGIQRVDFAAIDAENPTIPPELGEALTVLVTPTTVAVLALSVLASLVVGLVTTAVVRAGTLSAVLAAIDGEEPTVGGVRGASRLWRPFVAFLLLRSVLFGGLFLVAAVVAVVLVMVTTSEVVQVLLVGTVVLVALGFALVIGLLLAFTEQSLVVDEAGLVGALRASVRFPFRRPVDFLFYALVAGAVLVGNGIVVSTAGALGVAQAGALLSVLVVSPIFDGFKTSLYAERGLSERDDERASYRRRSVARTRDGLGALGRFVVEHPVWNLVATLVLAGSILAGYAATSGYGIQIGAPGDVAGVFGTFPLNTFVNIAANNWLVAAGSAYGGLAFGVPAAVSLAVNGLLVGALAGIFELTPFLALVAPHGVVELPGLVVSGALGLHLGRVGWRAFRGRESATSVAEQLQHAFRILVGLAVVFVVASFIEAFLTPRIAAVVLGG, translated from the coding sequence GTGCGCATCTCTACTGCCCTCCGCTCCGGTTTCCGACTCCCGGACCGTCATCCGGTCACAGTCCTCCCGTTTTACCTCCTGACGGCGAGCGTCGGCGTCGTCGTCCGCGTCCCGCTCTTCGTCGGTGTCGCCGTTGCCGTCGCCGTGCTCTCGTCGACCGGCCGCCTCGACGCGTTCGCCGAGGGGATACAGCGGGTCGACTTCGCCGCCATCGACGCTGAGAACCCGACGATACCGCCCGAATTGGGTGAGGCGCTGACGGTGCTCGTGACACCGACGACGGTCGCGGTGCTCGCGCTGTCCGTATTGGCGTCACTCGTCGTCGGTCTGGTGACGACCGCCGTCGTCCGCGCCGGGACGCTCTCGGCGGTGCTGGCGGCGATAGACGGGGAGGAACCCACCGTCGGCGGCGTCCGCGGCGCGAGCCGACTGTGGCGACCGTTCGTCGCCTTTCTGCTCCTCCGAAGCGTTCTGTTCGGCGGTCTGTTTCTGGTAGCGGCCGTCGTCGCAGTCGTGTTGGTGATGGTCACCACCTCAGAGGTGGTGCAGGTGCTTCTGGTCGGCACAGTCGTGCTGGTCGCGCTCGGTTTCGCGCTCGTCATCGGGCTACTGTTGGCGTTCACCGAGCAGTCGCTCGTCGTCGACGAGGCCGGACTGGTCGGCGCCCTTCGTGCGAGCGTCCGGTTCCCGTTTCGACGGCCCGTCGACTTCCTCTTCTACGCGCTCGTCGCAGGCGCGGTCCTCGTCGGCAACGGAATCGTCGTCAGCACGGCCGGCGCACTCGGCGTCGCACAGGCCGGAGCACTACTCTCCGTGCTGGTCGTCTCGCCGATTTTCGACGGGTTCAAAACCTCGCTGTACGCCGAACGTGGACTCTCCGAGCGCGACGACGAGCGTGCGTCGTATCGACGGCGGTCCGTCGCGCGCACGCGGGACGGTCTCGGAGCGCTCGGGCGCTTCGTCGTCGAGCATCCGGTGTGGAACCTCGTCGCGACGCTGGTGCTCGCCGGAAGCATCCTCGCGGGCTACGCCGCGACATCCGGCTACGGGATTCAGATCGGCGCACCGGGCGACGTCGCGGGCGTCTTCGGCACGTTCCCCCTCAACACGTTCGTCAACATCGCGGCGAACAACTGGCTCGTCGCCGCCGGAAGCGCCTACGGCGGCCTCGCGTTCGGCGTGCCGGCGGCGGTCAGCCTCGCCGTCAACGGACTGCTCGTCGGCGCGCTCGCGGGCATCTTCGAGTTGACGCCGTTTCTGGCGCTGGTCGCGCCGCACGGCGTCGTCGAACTGCCGGGGTTGGTCGTCTCGGGCGCGCTCGGCCTGCATCTCGGCCGCGTCGGCTGGCGCGCGTTCCGCGGCCGGGAGAGTGCGACGTCGGTCGCCGAGCAACTCCAACACGCGTTCCGGATACTCGTCGGGTTGGCCGTCGTCTTCGTCGTCGCCTCCTTCATCGAGGCGTTTCTCACGCCTCGAATCGCTGCGGTCGTCCTCGGTGGATGA
- a CDS encoding sulfurtransferase translates to MYENAVVSASWLADRLDEVRVVDVRDAWEFDGIGHVPGAVSVPFDTFRSSEMSETSRDEDGDPVGAGDEGMLPGEEMWAELLGEAGVDNDDHLVAYDDTHGVFAARFLVTAELYGHDTDRLHLFDGDYSAWSREYETTTETPGPEPTTYEVRRPDSSPLVGYETVLASLDDDEVVVVDTREPGEYEEGHIPGAVQLDWREFVDDETRGLKPVEELESILADHGIGDDRRVLLYCNTARRISHTYLVLRHLGYEDIAFYEGSLTEWERRGGPIDREDEN, encoded by the coding sequence ATGTACGAAAACGCCGTCGTGAGCGCGTCGTGGCTCGCCGACCGACTCGACGAAGTCCGCGTCGTCGACGTGCGCGACGCGTGGGAGTTCGACGGGATCGGGCACGTTCCGGGTGCGGTGAGCGTTCCGTTCGATACCTTCCGCAGTAGCGAGATGTCGGAGACGTCTCGTGACGAAGACGGGGACCCCGTCGGAGCAGGCGACGAGGGGATGTTACCCGGTGAAGAGATGTGGGCCGAGTTGCTCGGGGAGGCGGGCGTCGACAACGACGACCACCTCGTCGCCTACGACGACACCCACGGTGTCTTCGCGGCCCGCTTTCTCGTGACCGCCGAACTGTACGGCCACGACACCGACCGCCTCCACCTGTTCGACGGCGACTACAGCGCGTGGAGCCGAGAGTACGAGACGACGACGGAGACGCCGGGACCGGAGCCGACGACGTACGAGGTCCGACGCCCCGACTCGTCGCCGCTCGTCGGCTACGAGACGGTCCTCGCCAGCCTCGACGACGACGAGGTGGTCGTCGTCGACACACGTGAACCGGGGGAGTACGAGGAGGGCCACATCCCCGGCGCGGTGCAACTCGACTGGCGGGAGTTCGTCGACGACGAGACGCGGGGACTGAAACCGGTCGAGGAACTCGAATCGATTCTGGCCGACCACGGCATCGGCGACGACCGGCGGGTGCTTCTGTACTGCAACACCGCCCGCCGCATCAGCCACACGTACCTCGTACTCCGACACCTCGGATACGAGGACATCGCGTTTTACGAGGGCAGTCTCACCGAGTGGGAGAGACGCGGCGGCCCCATCGACCGCGAGGACGAGAACTGA